From Enterococcus mundtii, the proteins below share one genomic window:
- a CDS encoding BMC domain-containing protein, translating to MNAIGMIEVRGFLGAVSVSDAALKSADVTLLNAEIIKGGLTTVQLSGDVAAVNAAVDAGVVVAKALNCLISHHVISRVDEQTHILFQQPKTEERVTEVTPDCLEEPAEPTKVETKVEATQISETNDRRAELQAKRVAELRKEAYKLNVKQLKPSEIKSASKQALVEAIMAEIKGVTHRG from the coding sequence ATGAATGCGATTGGAATGATTGAAGTTCGCGGATTTTTAGGCGCTGTCAGTGTCAGCGATGCTGCGTTAAAATCCGCAGATGTGACCTTGTTGAATGCGGAGATCATCAAAGGTGGACTAACCACTGTCCAACTAAGTGGTGATGTTGCTGCTGTCAATGCAGCAGTCGATGCAGGGGTAGTCGTAGCGAAGGCATTGAACTGTCTGATTTCACATCATGTGATTTCACGGGTGGATGAACAGACGCACATCCTTTTTCAACAACCGAAAACAGAAGAACGTGTCACTGAAGTAACACCTGATTGTTTAGAAGAACCAGCCGAGCCGACAAAAGTCGAAACGAAGGTTGAAGCCACGCAGATCAGTGAAACAAACGATCGTCGGGCAGAGCTACAAGCAAAACGTGTGGCTGAGTTACGAAAAGAAGCTTACAAATTGAATGTGAAACAATTAAAACCATCAGAAATCAAATCTGCAAGCAAACAAGCATTAGTAGAGGCGATCATGGCAGAAATTAAAGGAGTGACCCATCGTGGATAA
- the eutL gene encoding ethanolamine utilization microcompartment protein EutL, with product MKNDRLGANVLSVQVIPNVDAALAEQLGLTPGMRSLGIVTSDCDDVTYVALDEATKAAEVEVVYAKSMYAGAANASTKLAGEVIGIIAGPSPAEITSGLSVVTQVIEQEASFISANDDDSIVYFAHVVSRSGRYLSKEANIREGEAIAYLIAPPLEAMVALDAALKAADVEICSFFGPPSETNFGGALLTGSQSACKAACTAFEQVVQRIAENPLSY from the coding sequence ATGAAAAATGACCGTTTAGGCGCAAACGTCTTGAGTGTTCAAGTCATTCCTAATGTAGATGCTGCGTTAGCAGAGCAATTGGGTTTGACACCAGGGATGCGCTCATTAGGTATCGTGACATCAGATTGTGATGATGTGACTTATGTGGCTTTAGATGAAGCAACAAAGGCGGCGGAAGTAGAAGTTGTTTATGCGAAAAGTATGTATGCAGGAGCGGCGAATGCCTCTACGAAACTAGCAGGTGAAGTGATCGGGATCATCGCTGGGCCAAGTCCGGCTGAGATCACCAGTGGACTATCTGTCGTGACACAAGTCATTGAACAAGAAGCAAGCTTTATCAGTGCAAATGACGATGACAGCATCGTGTACTTTGCCCATGTGGTTTCTCGTTCTGGAAGGTACTTATCAAAAGAAGCCAACATTCGTGAAGGCGAAGCAATTGCTTACTTGATCGCGCCACCTTTAGAAGCGATGGTTGCACTAGATGCAGCACTGAAAGCAGCGGATGTTGAGATCTGCAGTTTCTTTGGACCACCATCTGAAACAAACTTTGGTGGGGCGCTTTTAACGGGTAGTCAATCAGCATGTAAAGCAGCTTGTACTGCTTTTGAACAAGTCGTTCAACGGATCGCAGAAAATCCGTTGAGTTACTAA
- the eutC gene encoding ethanolamine ammonia-lyase subunit EutC — protein MNEQQLKEMITSMLSEMVAGEKPTEQSTELPKTPATTTNTMTTTMPVVEEGMIDDITEVDLRKQLLVKDAKDETGYLRMKAFTPARIGVGRTGTRYMTDSTLRFRADHAAAQDAVFSDVDPQLVEEMGFISTQTICKTKDEYLTRPDFGRQFDEENSTKIKQQTTAKAKVQIVVGDGLSSAAIGANIKEVLPAIKQGLKMYGLDFDQVIFVKYCRVPSMDQIGEITDAEVVCLLVGERPGLVTAESMSAYVAYRPTVGMPEARRTVISNIHKGGTPAVEAGAYIAELIKKMLDKKKSGIELKEAE, from the coding sequence ATGAACGAACAACAATTGAAAGAAATGATCACTTCCATGCTAAGTGAGATGGTAGCCGGTGAAAAACCAACAGAACAATCAACAGAACTACCAAAAACACCAGCCACAACAACCAATACGATGACAACAACCATGCCAGTAGTAGAAGAAGGCATGATCGACGACATCACAGAGGTAGATCTACGTAAACAGCTTTTGGTCAAAGATGCAAAAGATGAAACAGGATACTTGCGCATGAAGGCATTTACACCTGCTCGTATTGGAGTGGGACGTACAGGCACTCGCTATATGACTGATTCTACCTTACGTTTCCGTGCGGACCATGCAGCAGCACAAGATGCCGTATTTTCTGATGTTGATCCGCAATTGGTTGAGGAAATGGGCTTCATCTCGACGCAAACGATTTGTAAAACAAAAGACGAATACTTGACTCGTCCAGATTTTGGTCGTCAATTTGATGAAGAAAATAGCACAAAAATCAAACAACAAACGACAGCAAAAGCCAAAGTGCAGATCGTTGTTGGGGATGGATTAAGTTCTGCGGCTATCGGAGCAAATATCAAAGAAGTACTACCAGCAATCAAACAAGGGTTGAAAATGTATGGCCTAGATTTTGATCAAGTCATATTCGTCAAATATTGTCGTGTACCATCAATGGATCAAATCGGCGAGATCACTGATGCAGAAGTAGTATGTCTATTAGTTGGTGAACGTCCTGGTCTTGTAACAGCAGAATCGATGAGTGCGTATGTTGCTTACCGTCCGACTGTCGGAATGCCGGAAGCTCGTCGTACCGTGATCTCAAACATCCATAAAGGTGGGACGCCAGCGGTTGAAGCCGGTGCATATATTGCGGAATTGATCAAGAAAATGTTAGATAAGAAAAAATCTGGGATTGAATTGAAAGAAGCCGAATAG